The following are encoded together in the Solidesulfovibrio sp. genome:
- a CDS encoding Hpt domain-containing protein produces the protein MSQDFMDPELFADFIVEAREHLETIEPNLLELERNPGNLSLLNDIFRPMHSLKGASGFLGLNAINGLAHKAENILDELRKGNIPVNPEIMDVILAATDMLRTMIENLEQTGNEGQVDTAPVIARIAAQLEGGHAAPAAPPVTGAGDFPAEDTPAADIAEAAPEPAAPAPAVGAASEPAVAGPSAAALAAAKIARIFEELPPFVPETYPLTSIGEGHMADFLEEAREIIERLNAALLELEAEGDGRSESINDIFRYFHNLKGNSGIIGHKELNGLTHEAETLLNRVRKGEITASRPMIDLLLAVVDQVEALVSHIETTSSTATPLDIRPLVARLKQATEDGEVLEPEAAPEPEPEQAAAPEPEAAPTPAPEPAPQQAAAPAPAPEPEPAPAPATRAPKPAAPGYDPEDVAVFESTIDQQVVYMAQALAGLADNPDSKEMVDGLYRALVTIQNSSGYMGLADLKVQAERTAGIVAQARKQGLSFDLLLDMLRQECAILGDMLTNALAGLRAGKASAAPAAPPAPAPAPAPAAPPKAEPKPQAEPKPQPAPEPKPAPKPEPKPEPAPAPRPEPKPAPAPKPAPAPKAAPKPTAAPEPAGDAAGKPKVSATIRVDHEKLDHLMNLIGELIINRNRFAMLARSLEEGKNDVTHIGQQLTETTYSMARISDDLQDTIMKVRMVPVSTVFSRFPRLVRDLSRKSGKEVTLITEGEETELDKSVVEVIGDPLVHLIRNSVDHGIETEAERVAAGKPPVGRVWLRAYHRGNSVAIEIEDDGKGIDPAKMREVAVKKNLMTPEEAKALDDRDAVDIIFLPGFSSAEKITDISGRGVGMDVVRTNIKNLKGTVNVTSEVGKGTKFTLALPLTLAIIDALMVVVAGQIYALPLDSVSETTKIELKRMTEVNKRKCVTLRGEVLGIVELAEVLELPVEQGDRDIVPIVILQDNERRLGLIVERLLERQEIVIKPLGAYLSEFDMRGISGATIMGDGSVVLILDPHEIYLMSTPGGRSKA, from the coding sequence ATGAGCCAGGATTTCATGGATCCGGAACTTTTCGCCGACTTCATCGTGGAGGCACGGGAGCATCTCGAAACCATCGAGCCCAACCTCCTCGAACTGGAGCGCAACCCGGGCAATTTAAGCCTCCTCAACGACATTTTCCGGCCCATGCATTCCCTCAAGGGCGCCTCGGGGTTCCTGGGCTTAAACGCCATCAACGGCCTGGCCCACAAGGCCGAGAACATCCTCGACGAGCTGCGCAAGGGCAACATCCCCGTCAATCCCGAGATCATGGACGTCATCCTGGCCGCGACCGACATGCTGCGCACCATGATCGAGAACCTCGAGCAGACCGGCAACGAGGGCCAGGTGGACACCGCCCCGGTCATCGCCCGCATCGCCGCCCAGCTCGAGGGGGGCCACGCCGCGCCCGCCGCGCCGCCCGTCACCGGCGCCGGGGATTTCCCGGCCGAGGACACGCCCGCCGCGGACATCGCCGAGGCCGCGCCCGAACCCGCCGCGCCCGCGCCCGCCGTCGGGGCGGCATCGGAGCCTGCCGTCGCCGGCCCCTCGGCCGCCGCCCTGGCCGCGGCGAAAATCGCCCGAATTTTCGAGGAGCTGCCGCCTTTCGTCCCCGAGACCTATCCGCTGACCTCCATCGGCGAGGGCCATATGGCCGATTTCCTGGAAGAAGCCCGGGAAATCATCGAACGCCTCAACGCCGCCCTGCTCGAACTCGAAGCCGAAGGCGACGGCCGATCCGAAAGCATCAACGACATCTTCCGGTATTTCCACAACCTCAAGGGCAACAGCGGCATCATCGGTCACAAGGAGCTCAACGGCCTGACCCACGAGGCCGAGACCCTGCTCAACCGGGTGCGCAAGGGCGAGATCACCGCCAGCCGACCCATGATCGACCTGCTTTTGGCCGTGGTCGATCAGGTCGAGGCCCTGGTCTCCCACATCGAGACGACCTCCAGCACGGCCACGCCCCTGGACATCCGCCCCCTGGTCGCCCGCCTCAAGCAGGCCACCGAGGATGGCGAGGTGCTTGAACCCGAGGCCGCCCCCGAGCCCGAGCCGGAACAGGCCGCCGCGCCCGAACCCGAAGCCGCTCCGACGCCCGCGCCCGAGCCCGCGCCGCAACAGGCCGCCGCGCCCGCCCCCGCCCCCGAACCCGAGCCGGCGCCGGCGCCCGCCACCCGGGCCCCAAAACCCGCCGCCCCGGGCTACGACCCCGAGGATGTGGCCGTTTTCGAGAGCACCATCGACCAGCAGGTCGTCTACATGGCCCAGGCCCTGGCCGGCCTGGCCGACAACCCCGACTCCAAGGAGATGGTCGACGGCCTGTACCGGGCCCTGGTCACCATCCAGAATTCCTCGGGCTACATGGGCCTGGCCGACCTCAAGGTCCAGGCCGAGCGCACCGCCGGCATCGTGGCCCAGGCGCGCAAGCAGGGCCTGTCCTTCGACCTGCTCCTGGACATGCTGCGCCAGGAATGCGCCATCCTGGGCGACATGCTCACCAATGCCCTGGCCGGCCTGCGCGCCGGCAAGGCGTCCGCCGCCCCGGCCGCGCCCCCGGCCCCGGCCCCGGCCCCCGCACCGGCCGCGCCGCCAAAGGCCGAACCCAAGCCGCAGGCCGAACCCAAGCCGCAGCCCGCGCCCGAGCCCAAACCCGCGCCCAAGCCGGAACCGAAACCCGAACCCGCCCCGGCGCCCCGGCCCGAGCCGAAACCCGCCCCGGCGCCCAAGCCAGCCCCGGCCCCCAAGGCCGCGCCCAAGCCGACTGCGGCGCCCGAACCGGCCGGCGATGCCGCCGGCAAGCCCAAAGTCTCGGCCACCATCCGGGTGGACCACGAAAAGCTCGACCACCTCATGAACCTCATCGGCGAGCTCATCATCAACCGCAACCGCTTCGCCATGCTGGCCCGTTCCCTGGAAGAGGGCAAAAACGACGTGACCCACATCGGCCAGCAGCTCACGGAAACCACCTATTCCATGGCGCGCATCTCCGACGACTTGCAGGACACCATCATGAAGGTGCGCATGGTGCCCGTGTCCACGGTCTTTTCCCGGTTTCCCCGCCTGGTGCGCGATTTGTCCCGCAAGTCGGGCAAGGAAGTGACGCTGATCACCGAAGGCGAGGAGACCGAACTCGACAAGTCCGTGGTCGAGGTCATCGGCGATCCCCTGGTGCACCTCATCCGCAATTCCGTGGACCACGGCATCGAGACCGAGGCCGAGCGCGTGGCCGCCGGCAAGCCGCCGGTGGGCCGGGTGTGGCTGCGGGCCTACCACCGGGGCAATTCCGTGGCTATCGAGATCGAGGACGACGGCAAGGGCATCGACCCGGCCAAGATGCGCGAGGTGGCGGTCAAAAAGAACCTCATGACCCCGGAAGAGGCCAAGGCCCTGGACGACCGGGACGCCGTGGACATCATCTTCCTGCCCGGCTTTTCCTCGGCCGAAAAAATCACCGACATCTCGGGCCGGGGCGTGGGCATGGACGTGGTGCGCACCAACATCAAGAACCTCAAGGGCACGGTCAACGTGACCAGCGAAGTGGGCAAGGGCACCAAGTTCACCCTGGCCCTGCCGCTGACGCTGGCCATCATCGACGCGCTGATGGTCGTGGTCGCCGGCCAGATCTACGCCCTGCCGCTCGATTCCGTGTCCGAGACGACCAAGATCGAGCTCAAGCGCATGACCGAGGTCAACAAGCGCAAGTGCGTGACCCTGCGCGGCGAGGTCCTGGGCATCGTGGAGCTGGCCGAGGTCCTCGAACTGCCCGTGGAGCAGGGCGATCGGGACATCGTGCCCATCGTCATCCTCCAGGACAACGAGCGCCGGCTGGGGCTCATTGTCGAGCGGCTGCTGGAGCGCCAGGAGATCGTCATCAAGCCCCTGGGCGCCTACCTCTCGGAATTCGACATGCGCGGCATCTCCGGGGCGACCATCATGGGCGACGGCTCGGTGGTGCT
- a CDS encoding response regulator produces MPKHILIVDDSKTVRNLVAFIMRKEGFKVTAAEDGLDGLEKLYTDPQVDLIITDINMPRMDGITFIKTVREQEVYRDTPIVVLSTEGEERDIHAGLSIGANLYMVKPAQPEVMVRNVKMLLG; encoded by the coding sequence ATGCCCAAGCATATCCTCATCGTGGACGACTCCAAGACCGTGCGCAACCTGGTGGCCTTTATCATGCGCAAGGAAGGCTTCAAGGTGACCGCGGCCGAGGACGGCCTGGACGGTTTGGAGAAGCTGTATACCGATCCCCAGGTGGATCTCATCATCACCGACATCAACATGCCGCGCATGGATGGCATCACCTTCATCAAGACCGTGCGCGAGCAGGAAGTCTATCGGGACACCCCCATCGTGGTGCTGTCCACCGAAGGCGAGGAACGCGACATCCACGCCGGCCTGTCCATCGGAGCCAACCTCTACATGGTCAAGCCGGCCCAGCCCGAAGTCATGGTGCGCAACGTCAAGATGCTGCTGGGGTAA
- a CDS encoding chemotaxis protein CheW codes for MPLPEDRPGGFSEAERAFLSRYVGEDFEAVLAREGLARPSAVATVTGPLFPPPGPAGEAPADGAAGRPAPDDDEALEEALRRAEEFKLVGFRLAGQELSVPIAQVQEVLRALPVTRLPAAPAHVKGMLNLRGRIVPMIDLAGVMDFSAARGEDRFIIVCRCRGMLLGLSVESLTTMHQARGQDVEWGLEARVGVASDLVSGLLKVGDALVAILSVDSLFQKVLKS; via the coding sequence GTGCCCTTGCCCGAAGATCGCCCCGGTGGCTTCAGCGAGGCCGAGCGGGCGTTTCTCTCGCGCTACGTGGGCGAGGACTTCGAGGCGGTCCTGGCCAGGGAAGGGCTGGCCCGCCCGTCGGCCGTGGCCACGGTCACCGGCCCCCTTTTCCCGCCGCCCGGCCCGGCCGGGGAGGCGCCGGCCGACGGGGCGGCGGGCCGCCCCGCGCCGGACGACGACGAGGCCCTGGAAGAGGCCCTGCGCCGGGCCGAGGAATTCAAGCTGGTCGGCTTCCGCCTGGCCGGGCAGGAACTGTCCGTGCCCATCGCCCAGGTCCAGGAAGTGCTGCGGGCCCTGCCCGTGACCCGGCTCCCGGCCGCGCCGGCCCATGTCAAGGGCATGCTCAACCTGCGCGGCCGCATCGTGCCCATGATCGATTTGGCCGGGGTCATGGATTTTTCGGCGGCGCGCGGCGAGGACCGGTTCATCATCGTCTGCCGGTGCCGGGGCATGCTGCTGGGGCTTTCCGTGGAGTCGTTGACCACCATGCACCAGGCCAGGGGCCAGGACGTGGAATGGGGCCTGGAAGCCCGGGTGGGCGTGGCCTCGGACCTGGTTTCGGGCCTGCTCAAGGTCGGCGACGCCCTGGTGGCCATCCTCTCCGTTGACAGTCTTTTTCAAAAGGTTTTGAAGAGTTGA
- a CDS encoding ParA family protein, with protein MPPRIVAIANQKGGVGKTTTALSLAAALALAGKRVLVMDLDPHACASAHVGIFPEAVAATSAEVFRADSPGTVPWQRVLVRPDRANFDLAPSHAGLADMDWDLRDRKGKGVLLKEALASGPAYDHVLLDCPPHTGVVLVNALVAADLCLIPIQTDFLALHGVRNLFETMRALNAVLPRPIAYRALATMFDRRARACLRVLALLREKFVGRMFETVIALDTKFREASAAGRVVQDVAPDCRGAREYAALCREVLSL; from the coding sequence TTGCCACCGCGTATCGTGGCCATAGCCAACCAGAAGGGGGGCGTGGGCAAGACCACCACGGCCCTGTCCCTGGCCGCGGCCCTGGCCCTGGCCGGGAAGCGGGTCCTGGTCATGGACCTCGACCCCCACGCCTGCGCCTCGGCGCACGTGGGCATCTTTCCCGAGGCCGTGGCCGCCACGTCGGCCGAGGTGTTCCGGGCGGACAGCCCGGGGACGGTGCCGTGGCAACGGGTGCTGGTGCGGCCCGACCGGGCGAACTTCGATTTGGCGCCGAGTCACGCGGGACTGGCGGACATGGATTGGGATTTGCGGGATCGCAAGGGGAAGGGCGTGTTGCTCAAGGAAGCTTTGGCCTCGGGGCCGGCGTACGATCATGTGCTGCTGGACTGCCCGCCCCATACCGGGGTGGTGCTGGTCAATGCGCTCGTGGCGGCGGATCTGTGCCTCATCCCCATCCAGACGGATTTTCTGGCCCTGCACGGCGTGCGCAACCTCTTCGAGACCATGCGGGCGCTCAATGCCGTGCTGCCCCGGCCCATCGCCTACCGGGCCCTGGCCACCATGTTCGACCGCCGCGCCCGGGCCTGCCTGCGGGTGCTGGCGCTTTTGCGCGAGAAGTTCGTCGGCCGCATGTTCGAGACGGTCATCGCCCTGGACACCAAGTTCCGCGAGGCCAGCGCCGCCGGTCGCGTGGTCCAGGACGTGGCCCCGGATTGCCGGGGCGCCCGCGAATACGCCGCCTTGTGTCGGGAGGTCCTGTCGTTATGA
- a CDS encoding protein-glutamate O-methyltransferase CheR, with the protein MTSLFSKTISLRKDLKISDAEFAQLRDFIYAQSGIFVADNRKYLVENRLATRLKELNLKSFAEYHAYLNYDPGRRQELNRLFEVITTNETSFYRNPPQLKVFQDMVLRDVLDKLRAARQKRLRIWSAGCSTGEEPYTIAIILHEVLRTELSAWDIRITANDLSEAVLAQAREGVYTDYSLRTTPKEIVPRYFTPDGANFKIKPEVKRLVSFGPINLSDRMMLKRVERSHIVFCRNVIIYFDDEMKKNVIAAFYDNLLPGGQLLIGHSESLHNISRAFRPKHYPGAIIYGKEE; encoded by the coding sequence ATGACCTCGCTTTTTTCCAAGACGATTTCCCTGCGCAAGGACCTCAAGATCTCCGATGCGGAGTTCGCCCAACTGCGGGACTTCATCTACGCCCAGTCCGGCATTTTCGTGGCCGACAACCGCAAGTACCTGGTCGAGAACCGCCTGGCGACACGGCTTAAGGAACTCAACCTCAAGAGCTTCGCCGAGTACCACGCCTACCTCAACTACGACCCGGGCCGCCGCCAGGAGCTCAACCGGCTTTTCGAGGTCATCACCACCAACGAGACCAGTTTTTACCGCAATCCGCCCCAGCTCAAGGTCTTCCAGGACATGGTGCTAAGGGACGTCCTGGACAAGCTGCGGGCCGCCCGGCAGAAACGGCTGCGCATCTGGTCCGCCGGCTGCTCCACCGGCGAGGAGCCCTACACCATCGCCATCATCCTCCACGAGGTGCTGCGCACGGAACTGTCCGCCTGGGACATCCGCATCACGGCCAACGACCTGTCCGAGGCCGTGCTGGCCCAGGCCCGGGAAGGCGTGTACACCGACTACAGCCTGCGCACCACGCCCAAGGAGATCGTGCCCCGCTACTTCACCCCGGACGGGGCGAATTTCAAGATCAAGCCCGAGGTCAAGCGGCTGGTGAGCTTCGGCCCGATCAACCTGAGCGACCGGATGATGCTCAAGCGCGTGGAACGCTCCCACATCGTGTTTTGCCGCAACGTCATCATCTATTTCGATGACGAGATGAAAAAAAACGTCATCGCCGCCTTCTACGACAACCTGCTGCCCGGCGGCCAACTGCTCATCGGCCATTCGGAATCCTTGCACAACATCTCCCGGGCCTTTCGCCCCAAGCATTATCCCGGGGCCATCATCTACGGCAAGGAGGAGTAG